The Candidatus Zixiibacteriota bacterium genome contains the following window.
TTAAGGAAAATTTCTCCCGTTGAGTTGGTAACATATACGTCTCCGTCAACGTGCAGCATTTCAATGTTTGAAAAACTTGAATTGAGAATTATTTTATTGTGATGGCCGGTGATCGATACCGGTCCGAAGGCGTTGGATAGTCTAAGAGGATTATCGCGGGGAATTTTTATATCCAGATGAGATGATACGATCCCGATAGCCTTTTCATTATTATCGGAAAATGGATAGACTACTTCAACTATGATGCCATCATTCCCCGAACCGTTCCGTAAATTCGATTCCGCTTTTAATTTGATTCGTTCGGCAATTCTTTTGCTCGTATTCGAATGTTCAGAATAATTGATAGTCAATTCAGCGACAATCTCTGAACTATTTCGCGCCGTGACCGTAATACCACCGATATTATTAATTATCGCGATAGTCGCATCGCTGCCAGTGGAAGATACGGACGCGGATTTTTCCAGATGGGAGTCAAATTCATGAAAGAAATTGGGCATAGCGGGCATAGCCGGAATGGCCAGGTTTTTCATTAGGCTATCTAAATCAAGTAGATCTTCAATATTAGGAAGCTCAATTCCGGATTTTCGCTCCTTTTCACGGTATTTTTTATGGGCTTCTCGATATTCCCGTTGAGCCTGACGGAGGGCGTTATCGATTATAATTGAGATATTTTCGTCATTCGATGTCTCATATTCATCAAAATCATCTTTCATCTCTTCCAATTGATCTTTTATATCTTCGAGATCATTACCCAGAGACCTTAAATGCCGGAGATGTTTCCTTTTGATTTTGGTTTTGCCCTCGCGCAGTTCTGTGTGCAGCTCATCCAGATTTTCCATAGCTTTATCGAGAGCAATAGAAAGATTTTTGATCATTTCATCAGTGACGTCTTTTGAAAATTCATTATCGATAGATTCTTCTAATATCTCGAGAGCCGTCATTGTTTCGTCAAGGGTATAAAGACTATACGTCTCAAAGTAATCTTCGAATTCGCCGATAACTGATTCCAGTTGTTCAATAAGCTGACTATAGTTTTGACTGATGGCCAGGATCCGGGTATCATAATCATCGCCTTTATCAAGTCCGTATTTGGGTGAAGGTTTTGAAGCGTTTTCTTCTTCCTGGGCACAAACGGCATTAAATGAGAAAATCAGCAGACTACTCATTACCATTAATACGGATAGCGAATATTTTCCAAGTTTGCCGTACATGATTGGATCTCGTTAATTTATTATACGTTTCGGGCTAAGATTACCCATAAGCTGGTAGCGCGACGGTATTTCAAGGCGTTTATAAATACTTATTTTCTGTTTATAAACCTCAGCCAGTCGAAGTTTGATTTCCTGATTATGCGGATGACGCTCCATGGCGGTTTTGATGATCGCAATTTTTTCATTAAGCCCGTTTAATTGACTAATGAAATAATCCTGCACTTCCGGCGGATATTTATCGCCCTGGCTCATCATAAACAATGAAACGTACGCTACCTCAGGATTTATTTCACCCGCCTGAACCTGATTGTTATTGCCGCCCATATCGGTCGATAAATCCGGCATCAAGGTTAATATTATTACCAATAATACGGTCGCTACAACACCCGCTAAAGGTATGGAATTTTTATACGAATGTAAAAAGGAAAATTGAAAAATCGGATGGGAATTATCGCCTTCTTCCCAGGGATGTTCATCAACCGCCAGGGAAATCCTTTCCCATAAATAATTGGGTGGTTGAAAATTCCCCAATTTTGGGGAAACGTTAGATAATTCGACGTAAAAATCGGCTTCTTTCCTGCAATCTTCGCAGATTTCCAGGTGTTTTTGCACCTTGTTTTCGATCTTCGGACGTAAGGGATCATCGGTCCTGTCCGAAAGGAGCCTTTTTATGAGTTGGCATTTATAATGAAAAAGTGGCATAATCATATCCTAACCGACCAGAATTTTCCTCAGCATGGCTCGGGCTTTGGAAAGTTGAGATTTTGAGGTGCCTTCGGCCAAATTCAATCTTTCGGCGATTTCTCGATGATTGAAGCCTTCAATATCATGCAAAACGAAAACCATGCGACAGCCGTGAGGGAGGTGCTTGATTGCTTTATCCAACTTTTGCCGCAGAATCATTTTCTTTTGATCCGGCTCAACGACACCGCAGTTTACGTCATTTAAATCCTCAAATGTGCCTTTCTTCTTTCTAAGATATTCAAGTCCGACATTAACGCATATCCGGTATAGCCAGCTTGACAGGGTAGATCGTCCGGCAAAAAGATTGATTTTCTGGTAAGCTCGGACAAATGTATCCTGGACGATATCTTCAGCCTCCGCCGCGGTTTTAGTCAATCGTCTGGCCAAATTATAAAGAACGGAAACGTTGCGGTCATAAATATCTCTGAATAATTCTCTGTTTCCGGCCGCGATATCCTGGGCAATTCGGTAATCTTCAGCATAAGTATTTGGTATTTGAGCTTCCTGAATAACCAATCCGGCACTAACCGTAGAGTTTTTCATAGTTTAATCCAAATCGTTTCAATATTATGACGCAAAATACAGTCGGAACGTTGTTTCCTATTATTACGAAATTCGGCGTTAACAGTTTCACGCAAGTACTTGACAAATAAAGAATTTTTTCTATATTTGATTTATAGAGGTTTTCAAAACTTCTATATTTGTACCCGCCGCCGGAATATGTAATTTTCTGCCCGCGAGGGTTTTGCAAAGTATGCAATGAAATTACCATTTGCAGTGATTTCGGACTGATTTATGGTGTTGATATTGCAGTGATTTGTATGAGTCTATTTTGGTGTTATTCCTTGTGAGGCAACAGGTAAGGAGATTTCGCGGAAGCTCAAAGGCTAAAGGATCGTCGGTTTAAGGCAACCGGCATATCAGTTGCACGAAAGCCTATGAATTTATAGCCGGGGACGAATTATGAAAAATAATTTTTCTTACCTGTTAGTAATTTTTATCTCAATCGCGACTTTTGCCCTCGTTACCGCGGGGGAAACGGCAACGATTGAAAACGCTCAACAATTCAGAAATCATCAGCATAAAACATTTTTGAAGAATGAATTACTCGGAAAGATTGAGACGCCACAAATCTTTACCGAAGGCAAAAGTGTTTCGTCTCTGGCTCTTAATTTTGATGATTTGTTGGTTTCGGAAACCTCCGGCCCGGCAAATTTTGCGCAGGAAAACGCCGATTTAGCGGCCCTGTCAGGTGGTCGTATAGCCGCGGCTTGGGAAGATAATCGTTCCGGTCCCGTTTCAATTTATCTCCAGATATTTGATGCCAACGGTAATCCAATTGGAAGTAATGAACTGTTAGTTTTCGGAAACGGTTATGATATTACTGATCCACATATCTGTCCTGACGCGGATGGGAATTTTTATGTCATTTGGAGGGAAGACGCAAATGGTTTTCTTCAGGCGGCCCGTTTTGATTCAACCGGCGCCATAATAACTGACTTGTTTTTTGTATCGGATACCCTGTTTGTCAGTTACGCCGGGGAATTTGACGCAGCCTGCCTCTTGGACGGTAAATTAGTTGTGGTCTGGGAAAATTATTCGATTGGCAATGATATTGCCTATAGGATTTTTAATACCAGCGGTGTCCCAACAACTTCGGTCATGTTGGCCAACAGCGATGGACCTTTTAATCAGCACTGGTCGCCTGCCGTTGCCAGGGGTGAAAATAACAATTTCGCGATTACCTGGGAAGATTACCGGGGAGATAAAGCCGATATTTATTTTCGTCGGTTCGACCCTCTGGGTAATCCTTATGCCGCTGAATATGAACTGTCCGATGCCGACGCAAGGGATTCAGCGCGATTTCTGCCTTCCATAATTTTTAATGCTTCCAACGGATATGTTGTCGCGTGGGTTGATCTGCGCGACGGACGGAATATTTACGGTCAGACGCTTTCCTCGACCGGAACAATACAGGGCACGAATGTACTAATCAGCGATGAAACATCATCGGCTTCCAACTGGGAAATAGATTTATCAACCGGATCTTCCAATTCAATCCTGGCGGCCTGGACCGTTTATGCTCAGCGAAATACAATTATTCTGCAGCGTTTCTCGGCAAGCCTGGAGAAAAACGGAACCAATATTGAAGTCTCGGATGCCACCGAAAAGCTTCGCTTTTCTCCGGCCGTCGCCGGCGGTGAGACGGGCAATGCGGTTATCGTCTGGACTGATTTAAGCTCAAGCAGCATAGATATATTTGCCGATGTAATAAACTCTTCGGATTTAAGCCTGGGATCGGATTTTGTCGTTAATGATGATAGTACCGGCGCTCCCTCCATTGAACCGGCTGTGGCCGACTTTGGATCGTATGAGTGGGAAATTGTTTTTACCGATTTGCGCCGTGATGCCGGTGATATTATGTTACAACGGGCATATGTCGGTGGTTCATTAAACGGCGTTAATCGCAGGATTAATTCCGACACGACCGGAGGGTATCAATCACAACCGGCCATCGCTTCCGATAATGACAAACTTTGTATAAGCTGGACGGATGTCCGCAGTAATGGCATTAACGGCCAAAATATCGTATGCTGTTTCGTGCGCCCCCATTATAATTTGACCGATGAAATTGTCGTCAATGATGACAACATCGGTTCAGCGTCTCATTTTGGTTCCGATTGCGCCATTAATCTGCTGGGAATTACTCTGATAACATGGACCGACACCCGGATGGGCAATAATAAAGTCTTTGGCCAGTTATTTGGGTCGGATTTTTCACCCCTCGGCGCAAATTTCCTGATCGGTCCCGATAATCCCGCTAAAATTGGCGAGCTTTCCAAAATTGCCGTTGATGAAAACGGAAACTTCATTGTCGTTTATTTGAATCGTTTATTCAGCGGCGGTCCTGCCATTGAGCTTAAAAAAGTTACCACCGCGGGCGTTGTATGGGATTTGTTTACGTTCCAGTCAGATCAAAACGGATATCAGATCGATGAATTTGATTTAGTAATAAATGATGCCGGTGATATTATTGTAGTATGGCATGGTTACAGTTTTTCGGGCACAGAATTGTTTTTGACGGTGTTCGATAACATCGGAAATGTAACAACCGCTACGTTTCCGATAATAGACGATCCGGCGGCTATGCCCGGACAGGCTTCAACGTCGATTGATTCAGATGGATACCTGTTTATTACCTGGCTGGATAGTCGCACCGGTTCGAAATCTCCTTTTAAGCAGATTTTTGAATCAGGCTTGACGCCTTTGCAGGGTAACGTCCCGGTTTCGGCAACCGAAGCGCCATTCATGCAGAATCCGGTTGCCGCTAACAATCGAGGACGAGGCGTAGCCATCTGGGCCGATGCCCGTGAAAACGGTATGAATATTTATGCCGCCCAGGATTTGTACGCTCCAACTTCAGCCGAAAACGACGTTATCATTCCGACTGAATATAGTCTGGCACAAAATCACCCCAATCCTTTCAATCCTTTTACGACTATTGATTTTTCACTGCCCCAGGCGGGAGATGTCAAACTTGAAATATTCAATCTTCTCGGTCAGCGGGTTCGCCTACTGAGCGACTCGCATTTTCCGGCCGGAACGCATAAGATAATCTGGGATGGTTTAACCGACGCAGGTCGGCAATCGGCCTCGGGAATTTATCTCTATCGTCTTACAAGCGAAGAATTTCAGCAAACCCGAAAGATGATGCTCCTGAAATAGGATGATGAGCCAAATGCGTATTTTTGTACACATAATTTTCGTCGTCTGCCTGATCATTTCCATGCCTCTCAGTTCAATGGCTCTGGACTGGCCGATCAAGGACGCCAACATGAAGCATCAAATCGGAAACTCGCACGGTGAGTTTCAGTTTTACGGTGGGCAGCCTTATTTTCATCCCGGCATTGATATTCTGGCTCCGGCGGGAACCCCGGTTTACGCCGTTGAATCCGGTTATGTGAAAGCCGTTTTAACGACTTCGGCCGATTTGCATTGGCGTGTCGTTATTGGCGATAATAAAGGCGCGGATGAATGTGACGGCTGGCTGTACGCTCATCTTGATGAATCTTCAATAACCGTTGAGGAGGGTCAGTGGATTGAGGCCGGGACAATGATTGGAAGATTGGTAAAGTGGCCGGTCGCCGGTTTTCATCATTTGCATTTCGCGAAAGTCAGACATTCGGGAAAAGTATGGGATTCAAACTGGAAATTTATTGGAAATCCCCTTGATGAACTCGACCCTCTCGATGATAAGATCGCTCCCGTATTCGAAAATGCCATCGGCAATCGACTTCTGGCATTCAGCGTAAATGAGTCAGAGTATTATTTCAATGAGGGAGAGGCGTTATCGGGTGACGTTGATATTATCGCACGGGTTTATGATTATATTAATGATGAAAATTGGAAAGTAGCTCCGTATCAGATAGAATATATGATCGCGGGCAAAGCCACAATAAAGTGGACGAACGCAGTAAATTTCACAGGGAATATTGATTTTGATAAAAATGTCGAAGTGATTTATAAAAGAGATCAGCTTTGTTCTACCCGCGGGAATTATGATTATCGTCAATTTTTCCATGTAATAACCAATACCGATGGTGACGATAAAATAGAAAAATCTGACGCCGGTTTTTCATGGGAAACGGGAAAATTCCCCGATGGTCAATATACTATTTATATTCGAGCGGCGGATAAGGCGGGAAATGCGACTGTAGCTTCCATGGATGTCACCGTCGCCAATAGCTTTGCCAGGGACGACAAATCGATGCTGAAAGGCGCAGACAAGGATAATCTCGTTTCATCGGATGAAATTAATGCCGGACCCGAGACAACGGATTCCGGTAATAGCGGCATTTAAAAATGCTCAAATAAAAATACCGCAAAAAAATCCTGAATAAAGTGAGCTAAAATACCGGGCCAGATTGAACGAGTCAGGGCGTACAAAATCGCGAA
Protein-coding sequences here:
- a CDS encoding RNA polymerase sigma factor; translated protein: MKNSTVSAGLVIQEAQIPNTYAEDYRIAQDIAAGNRELFRDIYDRNVSVLYNLARRLTKTAAEAEDIVQDTFVRAYQKINLFAGRSTLSSWLYRICVNVGLEYLRKKKGTFEDLNDVNCGVVEPDQKKMILRQKLDKAIKHLPHGCRMVFVLHDIEGFNHREIAERLNLAEGTSKSQLSKARAMLRKILVG
- a CDS encoding zf-HC2 domain-containing protein is translated as MPLFHYKCQLIKRLLSDRTDDPLRPKIENKVQKHLEICEDCRKEADFYVELSNVSPKLGNFQPPNYLWERISLAVDEHPWEEGDNSHPIFQFSFLHSYKNSIPLAGVVATVLLVIILTLMPDLSTDMGGNNNQVQAGEINPEVAYVSLFMMSQGDKYPPEVQDYFISQLNGLNEKIAIIKTAMERHPHNQEIKLRLAEVYKQKISIYKRLEIPSRYQLMGNLSPKRIIN
- a CDS encoding T9SS type A sorting domain-containing protein, producing MKNNFSYLLVIFISIATFALVTAGETATIENAQQFRNHQHKTFLKNELLGKIETPQIFTEGKSVSSLALNFDDLLVSETSGPANFAQENADLAALSGGRIAAAWEDNRSGPVSIYLQIFDANGNPIGSNELLVFGNGYDITDPHICPDADGNFYVIWREDANGFLQAARFDSTGAIITDLFFVSDTLFVSYAGEFDAACLLDGKLVVVWENYSIGNDIAYRIFNTSGVPTTSVMLANSDGPFNQHWSPAVARGENNNFAITWEDYRGDKADIYFRRFDPLGNPYAAEYELSDADARDSARFLPSIIFNASNGYVVAWVDLRDGRNIYGQTLSSTGTIQGTNVLISDETSSASNWEIDLSTGSSNSILAAWTVYAQRNTIILQRFSASLEKNGTNIEVSDATEKLRFSPAVAGGETGNAVIVWTDLSSSSIDIFADVINSSDLSLGSDFVVNDDSTGAPSIEPAVADFGSYEWEIVFTDLRRDAGDIMLQRAYVGGSLNGVNRRINSDTTGGYQSQPAIASDNDKLCISWTDVRSNGINGQNIVCCFVRPHYNLTDEIVVNDDNIGSASHFGSDCAINLLGITLITWTDTRMGNNKVFGQLFGSDFSPLGANFLIGPDNPAKIGELSKIAVDENGNFIVVYLNRLFSGGPAIELKKVTTAGVVWDLFTFQSDQNGYQIDEFDLVINDAGDIIVVWHGYSFSGTELFLTVFDNIGNVTTATFPIIDDPAAMPGQASTSIDSDGYLFITWLDSRTGSKSPFKQIFESGLTPLQGNVPVSATEAPFMQNPVAANNRGRGVAIWADARENGMNIYAAQDLYAPTSAENDVIIPTEYSLAQNHPNPFNPFTTIDFSLPQAGDVKLEIFNLLGQRVRLLSDSHFPAGTHKIIWDGLTDAGRQSASGIYLYRLTSEEFQQTRKMMLLK
- a CDS encoding M23 family metallopeptidase — encoded protein: MRIFVHIIFVVCLIISMPLSSMALDWPIKDANMKHQIGNSHGEFQFYGGQPYFHPGIDILAPAGTPVYAVESGYVKAVLTTSADLHWRVVIGDNKGADECDGWLYAHLDESSITVEEGQWIEAGTMIGRLVKWPVAGFHHLHFAKVRHSGKVWDSNWKFIGNPLDELDPLDDKIAPVFENAIGNRLLAFSVNESEYYFNEGEALSGDVDIIARVYDYINDENWKVAPYQIEYMIAGKATIKWTNAVNFTGNIDFDKNVEVIYKRDQLCSTRGNYDYRQFFHVITNTDGDDKIEKSDAGFSWETGKFPDGQYTIYIRAADKAGNATVASMDVTVANSFARDDKSMLKGADKDNLVSSDEINAGPETTDSGNSGI